The nucleotide sequence TGAATTAAGTAGATTCACATTTACATCTGCAGCCTTTTCTGCTTCAATCAATAATGTTGCAACATTATTAGTAGGGTTTGGATATAATTGAATAGATGAAAATGTATTAATCTCGTCAACAGAAACAAACGCAATAGGATATTTTGAAACTACAGAACTTGTAGAATCTATTACTGTACCATTTTGGGTATAAGAGCCATATACAAACGAAAGAATTGGTGCTTTACTAACACTTGGTTTATAATAACTAATCATTGTAGCATTTACTGTTATTGGAGGTATATTTGGTAAAGGAGATAATATAATTGGATCTGTAACCATACTTTCTACTCGTTTCACTCTAATTACCGAATCTATCGACAATGTGCTAGAAAAAATTAAAGTTCCCCAAGCGTCTGCCTGAATTGTAACCGACCCTGTTGCATTAGTTGTTACCAATCCTACTAGAGCTACATTTGCAGAAAAAGAGCCTGCATAATTATCTGTGTAGCTATTACCATAAGAAAATGGAAATTTCATAACGACCTCTGGATTAACATTGTATTTAGCAGTAGTTAATCCAAAACCAGTAACATTTGCAATAAAACCTAAATTAGTAACACTATCTGTACTATTGAGTGTATATATATAATTTTGAGTTGAAACACTAGAATTTTCAGCTAAGTTTGCGGTAGGAAAATCACTTGCTCCAGATGTTAAGGCTGGATTAACGTAATACCCTGTCTGGGTTAATCCATACGTTCTTAATTTTGTGTAATCAAAAATGACATTCGCGCCTGTTGTTGTATCTAAAACAGAACTTGAATCAGCAACAATATAAACTACAGAGTCAGGATACGTATAAATAAAATTGGAATTGGTTAAAATAGGCTGAGCTATTGTTACAGATGCAATTAAAATGCAAGCATAAAGTGAAATTAATTTTTTCATAAATTGTAAGTTAAATGTAATATTCTTCTTTAAGAAACTCTTCATAAGGCGTTAAATTCGCCATCACTTGTAATTGTAAATATTTTTTATGAAATTTTTGCTCCGAAGGTTGACTATTTAATTGGTTAATTCTATATCTATCAAAATTTTTTAATGCTAACCATTGTTGAGGCGTTAACTCAACGCCTTTATACTCCAAATCGCGCAAATCATTAATACTTTCTACACCATTTATTAATGATTTACGTACTTTATTATTAAAAACATGATCCTTCATAGATTATACAAAGTTAACTGTTTTAACAAGTTAACTAACAAACATCGAATAAAATTTCAACACTCAAATGTTAATGCTATACTCAAGACGTCATTCTTGTTTGTTTGGTTGTCTAACCCTACTGAATAATAGTAACATGTCCTATTTTTTCGTGTTTTTTGTCGTTGTAATCTTTAAAGAATAATTTCCATACATACACATCTCCAGGTACTTTATTACCTTTGTACGTCCCATCCCAAGGTTCGAACAGTTTGTTGGTCTCAAACAACTTTTCTCCCCATCTATCAAATATCATAAAA is from Flavobacteriales bacterium and encodes:
- a CDS encoding T9SS type A sorting domain-containing protein, which translates into the protein MKKLISLYACILIASVTIAQPILTNSNFIYTYPDSVVYIVADSSSVLDTTTGANVIFDYTKLRTYGLTQTGYYVNPALTSGASDFPTANLAENSSVSTQNYIYTLNSTDSVTNLGFIANVTGFGLTTAKYNVNPEVVMKFPFSYGNSYTDNYAGSFSANVALVGLVTTNATGSVTIQADAWGTLIFSSTLSIDSVIRVKRVESMVTDPIILSPLPNIPPITVNATMISYYKPSVSKAPILSFVYGSYTQNGTVIDSTSSVVSKYPIAFVSVDEINTFSSIQLYPNPTNNVATLLIEAEKAADVNVNLLNSLGQQVLQITNSKTIVGKNQFLIDTSKIPSGIYFVTINVDGKMTSSRKLVVE
- a CDS encoding gliding motility-associated C-terminal domain-containing protein — translated: FMIFDRWGEKLFETNKLFEPWDGTYKGNKVPGDVYVWKLFFKDYNDKKHEKIGHVTIIQ